The following proteins come from a genomic window of Candidatus Saccharibacteria bacterium oral taxon 488:
- a CDS encoding 50S ribosomal protein L22 encodes MADTTYTVRAYAKGVDQTPRKVSLVAALVRGRTVADALVILEHVPKRAALPVKKAIDSAKANAINNHGLDAKSLVITTLSVTTGTRLRRFKPASKGRALPFQKKTSNILVEVTGVEKPKKAPAKKTETKAKAETKPAKPAAKKAAETTAKKEEK; translated from the coding sequence GTGTTGACCAAACACCACGCAAGGTTAGCTTGGTAGCTGCACTAGTACGCGGCCGCACCGTCGCTGACGCATTGGTTATCTTGGAACACGTGCCAAAACGCGCTGCTTTGCCAGTAAAAAAGGCAATCGACAGCGCCAAGGCAAACGCCATCAACAACCACGGTTTGGACGCTAAAAGCTTGGTGATTACCACGTTGAGCGTTACCACTGGTACGCGTCTACGTCGCTTTAAGCCAGCGTCAAAGGGTCGTGCTTTGCCGTTCCAGAAAAAGACGTCAAACATCTTGGTTGAAGTTACTGGCGTGGAGAAGCCAAAGAAAGCGCCTGCGAAAAAAACAGAGACCAAGGCTAAAGCAGAGACTAAACCTGCCAAGCCTGCAGCGAAAAAAGCCGCCGAAACCACGGCAAAAAAGGAGGAGAAGTAA
- the rplX gene encoding 50S ribosomal protein L24, with amino-acid sequence MARIHKDDTVKIIAGKNKGTTGKVLKVNTKDQTVLVEGVGVGHRHVKPSQYNPKGGKKDIHVPMDISKVALVVDEKSGKTSRVGLVKNADGGKTRVARQAKNKEIK; translated from the coding sequence ATGGCTCGTATTCACAAAGATGACACCGTAAAAATCATTGCTGGTAAAAACAAAGGTACGACCGGTAAAGTCCTGAAAGTTAACACCAAAGATCAGACTGTTTTGGTCGAAGGTGTTGGCGTCGGACACCGCCACGTCAAGCCAAGCCAGTACAATCCAAAAGGCGGCAAGAAAGATATCCACGTACCGATGGACATCAGCAAAGTCGCGCTGGTTGTCGACGAAAAGTCAGGCAAAACCAGCCGGGTTGGTTTAGTAAAGAACGCTGACGGCGGCAAAACTCGCGTCGCTCGCCAAGCAAAAAATAAGGAGATTAAATAA
- the rpsH gene encoding 30S ribosomal protein S8, which yields MSMQTTDPIADLLTRIRNAKLVGKTEVRVPSSKMKKVIAEQLVKNGYLADVKLEDAKPRGVLVVTINEEGTNSTINEITRISKPGRRVYVGASEIPKVKSGRGLVLISTSKGVMTGAEAAKAKLGGELLLKVY from the coding sequence ATGTCTATGCAAACTACAGACCCAATCGCCGACCTTCTGACGCGCATTCGCAATGCGAAACTGGTTGGCAAGACGGAAGTTCGTGTTCCGTCCAGCAAGATGAAAAAAGTCATCGCTGAACAATTAGTCAAAAACGGCTACCTCGCAGATGTTAAACTAGAGGACGCCAAGCCTCGTGGCGTGCTGGTCGTGACCATCAACGAAGAGGGTACTAACAGCACTATCAACGAAATTACCCGCATCTCAAAACCTGGTCGTCGCGTTTACGTCGGCGCTAGCGAGATTCCAAAGGTGAAAAGCGGCCGTGGTTTGGTACTCATCTCAACCTCAAAAGGTGTCATGACTGGCGCTGAGGCAGCCAAGGCTAAGCTTGGTGGTGAGTTGCTACTGAAGGTGTACTAA
- the rpsQ gene encoding 30S ribosomal protein S17 produces the protein MARRTLIGVVTSAKRDKTITVTVTSRETHPLYGKQYTVTRKYTAHDETNQAGEGDKVQIEETRPISKTKSFMLVKVIEKSRGSIKLKAEVSGEAEEETKEDDK, from the coding sequence ATGGCCCGACGAACACTGATTGGCGTCGTAACGAGTGCCAAGCGCGACAAGACCATCACCGTGACGGTCACCAGCCGCGAAACGCATCCGCTCTACGGCAAACAGTACACCGTGACTCGCAAATACACTGCTCATGATGAGACCAATCAAGCAGGCGAAGGCGACAAGGTGCAAATCGAAGAGACTCGCCCAATTTCCAAGACCAAGAGCTTTATGCTGGTCAAGGTGATCGAGAAGTCTCGCGGTTCTATCAAACTAAAGGCTGAAGTTTCTGGCGAAGCTGAGGAAGAGACCAAGGAGGATGACAAATGA
- the rpsN gene encoding 30S ribosomal protein S14: MAKKSMVARDKKRLKMIAKYAAKRAKLKELGDLIGLQKLPRNSSPTRHKNRDSISGRPRGYMRQFGLSRINFREKAAKGEIPGITKSSW, translated from the coding sequence ATGGCTAAGAAATCAATGGTCGCTCGCGACAAAAAGCGCCTGAAGATGATCGCAAAATACGCTGCGAAGCGCGCTAAGCTCAAAGAACTTGGCGACCTCATAGGTCTGCAGAAGCTGCCTCGCAACTCGAGCCCAACTCGGCACAAGAACCGCGACAGCATTTCCGGCCGTCCACGCGGCTACATGCGCCAGTTTGGCTTGAGCCGCATCAATTTCCGCGAAAAAGCAGCCAAGGGCGAAATCCCAGGCATAACAAAGAGTAGTTGGTAA
- the rplN gene encoding 50S ribosomal protein L14 produces MIQQESRLKVADNSGAKEVLCIRVLGGTRRRYARVGDVIVCSVKDASPTGNVKKKSVVKAVVVRTRDQIHRKDGSTICFDDNAVVIINDDKQPKATRVFGPVPRELRDMGYMKIISLAPEVL; encoded by the coding sequence ATGATCCAACAAGAATCTCGCCTCAAGGTAGCTGACAACTCGGGTGCCAAAGAAGTATTGTGCATCCGCGTCCTCGGTGGTACCCGCCGCCGCTACGCTCGCGTCGGCGACGTGATCGTCTGTTCAGTCAAAGACGCCAGCCCAACCGGCAACGTCAAGAAGAAGTCTGTCGTTAAAGCTGTGGTGGTTCGCACCCGCGACCAAATCCACCGCAAAGACGGCTCAACCATTTGCTTTGATGACAACGCCGTGGTGATTATCAACGATGACAAGCAGCCAAAGGCTACCCGCGTCTTCGGCCCAGTGCCACGCGAACTACGCGACATGGGCTACATGAAGATCATCAGCTTGGCTCCGGAGGTACTCTAA
- the rpsC gene encoding 30S ribosomal protein S3 — MGQKVNPINFRLQVHKNWSSRWFTANKKEFAEAIRQDHEIRELIEKKFASRPTINRIEIERSANLITVTIHTAKAGVVIGRGGAGVNELKKQVEKIVGQAVRINIEEVRRPELAAKLVAENIARQLERRINFRRATKMTAQNTMSAGAKGIRIEVAGRLNGAEMARREKVIEGSVPLHTLRADIDFHCARAQTPAGIIGVKVWIYKGERSR, encoded by the coding sequence ATGGGTCAAAAAGTGAATCCAATCAACTTCCGCCTACAAGTTCACAAGAACTGGAGCTCTCGTTGGTTTACGGCCAATAAGAAAGAGTTTGCGGAGGCAATTCGCCAGGATCACGAAATCCGCGAATTGATTGAGAAGAAATTTGCCTCACGCCCAACCATCAATCGCATTGAGATTGAGCGGAGTGCCAACTTGATCACGGTAACCATTCACACGGCAAAAGCTGGTGTGGTGATCGGCCGTGGCGGCGCTGGCGTGAATGAATTGAAAAAGCAAGTTGAGAAAATTGTCGGTCAGGCGGTTCGCATCAACATCGAAGAAGTGCGCCGACCGGAACTAGCAGCCAAATTGGTGGCAGAGAACATCGCCCGCCAGTTGGAACGCCGCATCAACTTCCGCCGGGCAACCAAAATGACCGCACAAAACACCATGAGTGCTGGTGCTAAAGGTATCCGCATTGAGGTGGCTGGTCGTTTGAACGGTGCTGAAATGGCACGCCGCGAAAAGGTGATTGAAGGCTCAGTGCCACTGCACACCCTTCGCGCTGATATTGACTTCCACTGTGCTCGCGCCCAGACACCAGCTGGTATCATCGGCGTGAAAGTGTGGATTTATAAGGGAGAAAGGAGTCGCTAA
- the rpmC gene encoding 50S ribosomal protein L29, with translation MAEAKKPTKAAVVKTVDDLKKELAEKRHDLLQAKRSHAAGELVNPKALRSLRKDIARLLTQINEKESK, from the coding sequence ATGGCTGAAGCAAAGAAACCTACAAAAGCAGCAGTTGTAAAGACCGTTGACGATTTGAAGAAGGAACTCGCCGAAAAGCGACATGACCTGCTTCAAGCAAAACGTTCTCACGCTGCTGGCGAATTAGTTAATCCAAAAGCGCTGCGTTCACTCCGCAAGGACATCGCACGCCTGCTGACACAAATTAACGAAAAGGAGAGCAAGTAA
- the rplE gene encoding 50S ribosomal protein L5: MAEKKTVVPAPRLKALYQEKYLKELQAELDLKNVHQVPALEKIIVSVGTGKKKDDKRHFEIVKNTVAKITGQAPVARQAKKSIAGFSIRKGMGAPIGVSVTLRGSRMYEFMDRLINVALPRVRDFHGVGLKFDKGGNYNLGIIEQSIFPELTFEETQILHGLQVTFVIKNGSKEASKALLEKFGMPFEKKGGVR, encoded by the coding sequence ATGGCAGAGAAGAAAACCGTCGTGCCAGCTCCTCGCTTGAAAGCCTTGTACCAGGAGAAATACCTGAAGGAACTGCAAGCCGAACTAGATCTAAAGAACGTGCACCAAGTGCCAGCTTTGGAAAAGATCATCGTGAGCGTTGGCACCGGCAAAAAGAAAGATGACAAGCGTCACTTTGAAATTGTCAAAAACACCGTTGCAAAAATCACCGGTCAGGCACCAGTTGCCCGCCAGGCAAAGAAGTCAATTGCTGGCTTTAGCATCCGTAAAGGCATGGGTGCACCAATCGGTGTGAGTGTCACGCTGCGCGGTAGCAGGATGTACGAATTCATGGATCGCTTGATCAACGTGGCCCTGCCTCGCGTACGCGACTTTCACGGCGTCGGTCTGAAGTTCGACAAAGGTGGTAACTATAACCTGGGTATCATCGAGCAGTCAATTTTTCCAGAACTAACCTTCGAGGAGACGCAGATTTTACACGGGTTGCAAGTAACATTTGTCATCAAGAACGGCAGTAAGGAAGCATCAAAAGCCTTGCTGGAGAAGTTCGGCATGCCGTTCGAGAAGAAAGGAGGCGTCAGGTAA
- the rplP gene encoding 50S ribosomal protein L16, which translates to MLLPKKTKYRKVRIGKNRGQATRGNYIAFGDFALQSQSNERINSRQIESARQAMTRYIKRGGKIWIRIFPHTPVTRKPLGLKMGQGKGNPEFFVAKVKAGTVMFEMQGVSEEVAREAMRLASHKLPVKCKFIKREDA; encoded by the coding sequence ATGCTGTTACCGAAAAAGACTAAATATCGCAAAGTGCGCATCGGTAAAAACCGTGGTCAAGCAACCCGTGGTAATTACATCGCGTTCGGCGACTTTGCACTGCAATCACAATCAAACGAGCGCATCAACTCCCGCCAAATCGAGTCTGCTCGTCAGGCAATGACCCGCTACATCAAGCGTGGTGGTAAGATTTGGATCCGGATTTTCCCACACACCCCAGTTACTCGCAAGCCACTTGGTTTGAAGATGGGTCAGGGTAAGGGTAATCCAGAGTTCTTTGTTGCTAAGGTAAAGGCCGGCACGGTGATGTTTGAAATGCAGGGCGTTTCCGAGGAAGTCGCTCGCGAAGCAATGCGCCTGGCTAGCCACAAACTACCAGTCAAATGTAAGTTCATCAAGCGGGAGGACGCATAA